In Citrus sinensis cultivar Valencia sweet orange chromosome 3, DVS_A1.0, whole genome shotgun sequence, the sequence GTTATTGATGGCAAAGGGCATCAATTATAATCATACTATCCTTTTTCATCTCTCTGACAATTTGGCAAACCGCTATTCTTGTATGCGTGAAACACCAAATCAGGCTCAATGAAACAGTGAATAAAAGCTTCTAAACATTGATTAGAAAgtgtcaaaattttttatttcatggaGATAACTGTTCCAATGCCAAAGTCACAGCCATTATTCTGTCACATCTAATATGAGTCTGTGTACATCCTGAAAAAGGGCCAAAGAATCAAAACTAACAGTATTATATGGTAACAGCCCAACTTTGACAGTCAAAACATATTACAAGCAAAAAATGGACTGActttagataaaaatttaacgtgatgaagatttaaattattctGTTAATCCAAAAAGATGCCCTACTTAATAAATGGCAAGATCTTAATGGATGATGGGATTCATCAACTCATAGGGAACCCCATACATTATACAGAATAGCTATATCCCTATGATCTTGGAGATAATTAACAACCAATTACTGTTAAACTAAATCCAAATTGGATGCCGATTGTGGATagattaagatttttttttttttgggtacaCTCTCGATTCTCCGATTATATAAAGGCCATTTCTGATTAGGGTTTAACGACAATACATTTGTTTCGGctcatttttaattacttcCATTTTTATTGACAGAGGcttaaaaatatagaaaagaGAACATGAGTAGCCAATTGATAGTATGTTTTGGTGAGATGCTTATTGATTTTGTGCCTGATGTATCTGGTGTTTCCTTGGCTGAATCCACCGGTTTCCTCAAAGCACCCGGTGGTGCTCCCGCCAACGTCGCCTGTGCCATCACTAAACTCGGCGGTAGCTCTGCTTTTGTTGGAAAGGTTCACCCACTTCCTCCATTTTTGTCGTCTGCATGTTTTAAAAGGCCTTGCCTTCAAGGCCTCTGCATAATTCCACCCCTGCCtactacataatttaaaaaataataataatttgaccttaaactttaaatttcttaCATTTAatcctataatattttttaccttttttttctaatttggtCTCGAAAAGCTTATTTTGATGGCTTTTGGcccagtttttttttttttcaattcttgCTCTGcaagtaaatttataaattagaacgCGTGGAAGTTTgctttatttgtaaatatgatATTTGATTGTGTGACGAAGCAGTTTGGAGATGATGAGTTTGGACACATGCTGGTGAACATATTGAAGCAAAACAATGTTAAAACTGAAGGAGTGTGTTTTGATAATCATGCAAGAACAGCACTGGCTTTTGTGACactaaagaaaaatggagagaGGGAGTTCATGTTTTACAGAAACCCTAGTGCAGATATGCTGTTGAAGGACTCAGAGCTGAACATGGGGCTCATCAAGCAGGCTAAAATTTTCCATTATGGGTCCATAAGTTTGATATCTGAGCCATGCAGATCAGCTCATATGGCAGCCATGAAAGCTGCCAAAGATGCCGGCGTTTTGCTGTCTTATGATCCTAATGTTCGTTTGCCTCTTTGGCCTTCTCAAGATGCTGCTAGAGATGGGATCAAAAGCATTTGGAATCATGCTGATTTGATCAAGGTATTgctaaaaaaatctcaaccttCATTGGAAATATTCTCTTTTCTTACTATAACTTTTATATAACATATACGAAAATTCTCAAGTGTTAATGTCCACACGTTTAAAAACACCTGAAAGGCTAAACTgacaatttcttttgttttgttgcttTGATTGGTTGTAAAATTGGTGCAGGTGAGTGATGACGAAGTGAACTTCTTGACAAAAGGAGGAGATGCTGAGAAGGATGATGTGGTAATGTCGTTGTGGCATGACAATCTCAAGTTGCTTCTTGTGACATATGGAGCAAAGGGTTGTGGATACTTCACTAAGAAATTCAAAGGAAGGGTGCCTGGATTCTCAGTCAAGACAATTGACACAACTGGCGCTGGTGATGCATTTGTTGGTTCTTTTCTGGTTTCTGTGGCCAAAGATGATAACATTTTCAATGTAAAGTTCCTACTTCCTTAAGTTTCTTGATCCTTATGCTTTAGCTATACTGTCTATATAATAATCTTAAACTTGATGATGATTTCTTGATGTTAATTATGTGTAGGATGAGGGGAAACTGAAGGAGGCTCTGATTTTTTCAAATGCTTGTGGTGCAATTTGCACAACTCAAAAAGGTGCAATTCCTGCACTTCCACCACCTGATAAAGTTCAAGAACTAATCAAGTCTAATGCCAAATAGataatgtttctttctttcaggGCTTAACCTTTCACCagttaatgtttttttttgcccccttcatttgttaataaatttcttgTCTATTTTGTCTATAATAACAATGAGCAATTGACTTAAATCCTGTGACTCGGCCTCTCAATCTGATTATGCAACCCTAATCCATATGGGTGGCGTTAATACAGTGTATGCGTGAGTCTCCTAGTTGTGACGGATATGAATTATTGATTTAGCAATCGGCAATGCATTAGTTCTTATCCCAAGTTTGGTGACATTTTTACCGCCCACATTACATGCATTGTTATTAACttgttaaattttcaatttaccAATCCAATTTCAACTCgatttgaatttctttaagTTTGCATAATCCAATACACTAAAGCAACCAACAAGTTCATAATGTAATAATCACTCATTTTTTACAGGTAGTAATTGATTCAATTTGCCAAATTACACACAATAGGGTCAAGAACAATTTGCTTTATGGTTATGTTGTAGTAACTTTTAAttcaaggggaaaaaaattctcattcaaattcaCATTAACTCCTTATGGTTGTGGATTGGTGTTCTTTGACAAAGTTAAAAGTACCAGTTAAAGTCCTCTCATGGggtttcaataaataatttttttcctccacAAAGCACGTAGAGACtcgattaaaaaatttcctcCCACAAATGCTGGGCTTACTTAataaatctttaaattatgttGTGACGGTATAAATTCAAACTCCCAATAAACCTTGTGTAATGTGTGGTGGTAATTTTGAGGATAAAAAACGACGACTTAATAATGAGCAAACGAATATGTTTTGGAGTTGAGGTGTGGGTAAAGGCAAGTATTAGCTTCCAAAAAGATAACGTGGCAGAGTGTGatcttatgttttatttgaagttAACAAGAAGCTAAACCCCTTCCTCAAAAATCGCAAGTTTCTACAGTTGCAGTGTGCCGCTTgatctgaaatctgaatgcTACATTTCCTatgatatttttcctttattccTTTCCAATGAATTCAAGAACCTGTAATACAAGGGGATTATAATTACACCAACTAATGAATATGATTTCTACAAATAACATTAGACATGCGTTGTACAACTTTCAACAATCATCGTGGTGCTTCTACTTCTACATGCTCATGGCTCTCGTTGAGATCTCTGCTTCACTCTCCTGCAACTCCCTCTCAGATGCATTTTC encodes:
- the LOC102631467 gene encoding probable fructokinase-5; the protein is MSSQLIVCFGEMLIDFVPDVSGVSLAESTGFLKAPGGAPANVACAITKLGGSSAFVGKFGDDEFGHMLVNILKQNNVKTEGVCFDNHARTALAFVTLKKNGEREFMFYRNPSADMLLKDSELNMGLIKQAKIFHYGSISLISEPCRSAHMAAMKAAKDAGVLLSYDPNVRLPLWPSQDAARDGIKSIWNHADLIKVSDDEVNFLTKGGDAEKDDVVMSLWHDNLKLLLVTYGAKGCGYFTKKFKGRVPGFSVKTIDTTGAGDAFVGSFLVSVAKDDNIFNDEGKLKEALIFSNACGAICTTQKGAIPALPPPDKVQELIKSNAK